The following DNA comes from Polycladomyces subterraneus.
AGCTGATCAAGATGAAAGAGATTTACGAGAAGCTGGAAGGCGTGACGGACACGACGGAAGACTTGGCGGACGTGATGGAAAGTGTGGTTATGAAGTATGCCTGATCCGATGTGGTTAATCGTACTCGTCGTCATTCTCGCACTTATCTTTGATTTTACCAACGGGTGGAATGATTCGGCGAATGCGATTGCAACCGTTGTCGGCACGCGGACGCTCTCGCCGCTCCAAGCCCTGCTGTTGTCAGCCGCGTTAAACTTGGCCGGGGCATTTTTCTCCACTGCCGTGGCCGAAGCGATCGGGAAGGACATCGTTGATCCTAATGGCATTACATTACTGGTGATCGTCGCCACTTTGTTGGCGGCCATTTTGTGGAATACGGCCATGACACTGATGGGCTTGCCGATCAGCGCATCCCACGCTTTGATCGGGGCATTGGTCGGAGCGGCTATTGCATACAACGGATGGGATGTACTGCGAGTGAAAGGGATTGTCACCATCTTGATCGCTCTTCTGGTTTCACCGTTGCTGGGAGGCGTGCTGGGATTTGCCATCATGAAACTGATCCGCCGGGTGTTTGCGGAAACATCGCCTTCCAAAGTGAAAAAATGGTTCCGCCCGCTGCAAATTGTATCCGCGTCGTTCATGTCGTTCAGTCACGGTACGTCGGATGCACAAAAGGCGATGGGCATCATCACACTCGCCTTGTTCACCAGCGGACATCTCTCCAAATTAGAGGTTCCGATCTGGGTGATGATAGCCGCCGGTTTGGCCATGGCTATCGGGACGGCGGCCGGTGGGTGGCGCGTGATTCAGACAATGGGCGCTCGTCTGAGTCGGTTGGAAACTCCTCACGGTTTTTCCGCGGAAACCGCTGCTGCACTGATTTTGACCACGGTGGCCAAAATCGGCGTCCCGGTCAGCTCCACGCATACGATCACCGGTTCCATCATCGGTGTGGGTGCGGCCGAACGCATTCGCAGTGTGCGTTGGGGCATCGCCGGCAAGATCATCTACGCTTGGGTGTTGACCCTGCCGGGTACGGCCGTGATGGGCTTTATCCTGTATGAAATTCTGCGGGTGCTGGAACCATAATTATCCATAAAAAAACCGGTCAAGTGACCGGTTTTTTGTTTTCCTTGGACAGTGCGACAACGGTGGCAACGATGCAGATCCCGCCGATGGTCTGCCACACGCCCATCGGCACATGCAGCCACACCACCGTAACGATGGCCGCCGCCAGCGGTTCGGCACAGGCCAAGAGGGAGGTTTCCGTCGGCGTGAGATAACGCAGACTGTCCAGATACCAATAGAATGCGAGCAACGTACCGAAAATGACCACAAATCCGACGAGCAACCAAGTGTTACCCGTCCACACTTGCTCCGACGTCTGCCAAAGCGGGTGCACGATGTTCATTCCCACACCGCCGATCAACATGGCCCAGCCCACGATGACACCAGCCCCCCACCTGCTCAACAATCGGGACGGATACAACGTGTAAAAAGCGGCGGTGACGGCGGAGCCCAACCCCCAGACAACGGCGGAAAGGGAGATGCTCAACTCGTCCAACCGTCCGTTGGTCACCAGCAATCCGGTTCCCACCAGTGCGAGCACCACGGCGACGATATCCTTCCGTCCGGGAAGTTGTCGGTTGCGGAGCGCAACGTAGACAGTGACGAAAATGGGGCCCAGGTACTGTAACAGGGTGGCAGTGGCGGCGTTCCCCGCTTGGATCGCTTCAAAATAGGTGTACTGCACACCTGCCATTCCTAAAAACGAAAAGATCAGCAGTTGGCGTCGATCCGATTTTTGCTTCCAGACCTGCCACACCTTTTGTTTTTGCACCAAAGCGAAATACAGGAGCAGTAGAATGCCGGAGAGGGACAACCGAAGGGAAACGAGCCAACCGGGTTGAAATCCTTGGTGCTGAAACAGCCATTGCGCTACCGTACCCGACAATCCCCAACAAGTAGCCCCGGCCAATACCATGGCGAACCCTTTGAGGCGGTGAAAGGAGGGGGGGACTGCCATTGTTACAGACCGCATTGGATTCATCCTTTCCCGAAAGACGTTTCCCTCCATTTTAACGGGAAAATGAAGAGTTGGAAATGGGTTCTTGCATCCGTGTTGAGGCGTCTGATACAAGGGATATGTTTTCGCCTTGGTCATCAGACACCTTAGACGGCATCGAAAATGTATCCTTCCAACTCGTTCAGCATCTGCAATAAAGCAGCACGGATTTCAAATTCCTTGCGGGTTTTGGGGAGTGGCATGTCTTCGCAGGTTTCACGCAAGGCGCGGATCTCCTCCTGGATTGGGTGGAAATCATCCTCACCAGAACGCAATGCTGCAGACATTTTTCTGAGAATTGAGGCCAGCATCTTCCCCTGAACGATCACCTGATCCACACGGGAGACGAGAGCAAGCATGTGTTTGATGCGTTCATACTGCTTTTCTTTTTTTTCAAAGTGATGAAACCGGAGGACGTCGTCCGAGGTGATATAGTTGTCCTCATGCAGGAGCGCTTCTTTTTTTCCTTGTTGAATCAGGTTGTGGATGGTGAGAATTTCCGCACCGTCCCACATATAGTCCTTCTCCTCCAACGCACGGGCGAAATGATCGAACACGTTGGCGACCACCAGCTCCAATTGGCGGTGGATGTTGAGGAGTTGTTCCTTGCGGCTCGGCATGTAGAGCCAGTTGATGGTAAGTGAAACGGTCATGCCGATGAGGATCAACCAAATTTCATTCAATAAAATGTCCATATCCAGATGGCCGGCGGTATACACGTGAATGGTGACGACGGTGCCGAGTAACAAGCCGCGCTCGGTCCTGGTCCGTACCAATATTGGAATTAGAAACAGCAGGATTAAGCCGATGACATAAACATGAAAACCCAGCAAACTGAATAGCAAGGTATCCACTGCCAGGGTGAACAACACGGCGATCGTCATTTTTCCGGCTGTGACCACTGTTTCTTTTCGTGTGTTCTTCAAAAGGAGCGCTGCGACGATCCCGGTGAATTCTGCCAATTTCAAATGAAGGACATCGGCGATGTAAATGGCGAGCACCACAGCAACAACGGTTTTTGCAGTTCGGAATCCGATTCTCATGGTTGGCTCATCCTTTTTCCGAAGTGACTAGGGCGTGTCTGGCAAATTCTGTCCTATTGCTCTCCCGGTTCGCTCCACCTGCCTCCCATAAGAAAGTAGGTCATGGCCGCTCCGATCCGGAGCACAGGACGCGGGCAAAGTACGCTTCGTTTCGATTTCATGTTTGCGCTATCCGGGTCTTCGCTCGGTCGGGCGTGGTGAGTCGCTCACCCGGGAATGCATTTGCTCCTTCCCGGATTCACTCTAAAAGCGAGAGCCGGTGGGCAAATCTCGGTAACCGGCTCCCATGTGAAAAGTATAGGCAATGGATCCAAGCTGTTCAACGGGTTTCGTCAGCGGTCCGTCACGACGATGTAGGTGGCTTTGACGGGTCCGTGTACGCCTACGACTAGGTTCATCTCAATGTCGGCGCTGTTGCTGGGGCCGGAGATGAAGTTGACACAAGACGGAATCGCTTCCCCCCGTTTAGCCCGATCACGGATCATGCGAGCAGCTTGCGTCATGCGGGGCACAAGCGTACTCAGGGGAACGATGGCGATAAAGTAACGGGGGAGAAGGCTGACGGAGCGGCCTTTTCCTCCACCGCTCATCAGGACGACGGTCCCCGACTCGGCCAGTGTGATGTCGCTGATCGAGATGCCCACATCGGCCTGCTCCGCGCGTTCGATATTGGTTTTCCCTTTTTCAGGATCCCATATATACACGTCCAACCCGTATGGATTGTCTTGGGTGGTGCATAGGGAAGATAACCCGAACTCGTCAAAACGCGGATCATCCGAACAGATCACGGAATTTCCGTTGTAAGAGCGGATCGTTTCCAAGAGTACGTCAGGCAGGGATGGGGATTC
Coding sequences within:
- a CDS encoding inorganic phosphate transporter; protein product: MPDPMWLIVLVVILALIFDFTNGWNDSANAIATVVGTRTLSPLQALLLSAALNLAGAFFSTAVAEAIGKDIVDPNGITLLVIVATLLAAILWNTAMTLMGLPISASHALIGALVGAAIAYNGWDVLRVKGIVTILIALLVSPLLGGVLGFAIMKLIRRVFAETSPSKVKKWFRPLQIVSASFMSFSHGTSDAQKAMGIITLALFTSGHLSKLEVPIWVMIAAGLAMAIGTAAGGWRVIQTMGARLSRLETPHGFSAETAAALILTTVAKIGVPVSSTHTITGSIIGVGAAERIRSVRWGIAGKIIYAWVLTLPGTAVMGFILYEILRVLEP
- a CDS encoding DMT family transporter, which produces MRSVTMAVPPSFHRLKGFAMVLAGATCWGLSGTVAQWLFQHQGFQPGWLVSLRLSLSGILLLLYFALVQKQKVWQVWKQKSDRRQLLIFSFLGMAGVQYTYFEAIQAGNAATATLLQYLGPIFVTVYVALRNRQLPGRKDIVAVVLALVGTGLLVTNGRLDELSISLSAVVWGLGSAVTAAFYTLYPSRLLSRWGAGVIVGWAMLIGGVGMNIVHPLWQTSEQVWTGNTWLLVGFVVIFGTLLAFYWYLDSLRYLTPTETSLLACAEPLAAAIVTVVWLHVPMGVWQTIGGICIVATVVALSKENKKPVT
- a CDS encoding aromatic acid exporter family protein; this translates as MRIGFRTAKTVVAVVLAIYIADVLHLKLAEFTGIVAALLLKNTRKETVVTAGKMTIAVLFTLAVDTLLFSLLGFHVYVIGLILLFLIPILVRTRTERGLLLGTVVTIHVYTAGHLDMDILLNEIWLILIGMTVSLTINWLYMPSRKEQLLNIHRQLELVVANVFDHFARALEEKDYMWDGAEILTIHNLIQQGKKEALLHEDNYITSDDVLRFHHFEKKEKQYERIKHMLALVSRVDQVIVQGKMLASILRKMSAALRSGEDDFHPIQEEIRALRETCEDMPLPKTRKEFEIRAALLQMLNELEGYIFDAV
- a CDS encoding LutC/YkgG family protein translates to MIHNREAFLERIARKLGRPRISESVKRPSHWEYGPQWRTLADVTQEELLLVFERQCRMIHTDVRRTESPSLPDVLLETIRSYNGNSVICSDDPRFDEFGLSSLCTTQDNPYGLDVYIWDPEKGKTNIERAEQADVGISISDITLAESGTVVLMSGGGKGRSVSLLPRYFIAIVPLSTLVPRMTQAARMIRDRAKRGEAIPSCVNFISGPSNSADIEMNLVVGVHGPVKATYIVVTDR